A stretch of DNA from Trueperaceae bacterium:
AACGCCACTACGGGTCGTACCAGGCTTTGCTCGACGACCCCGACGTCGACGCCGTCTACATCCCCCTGCCCAACAGCCTGCACCTGGAGTGGACCCTCAAGGCCCTCGAGGCCGGCAAGCACGTGCTATGCGAGAAGCCCCTCGCCCTGTCGGCGGCGGAGTGCCTGAGCATGCACGCCGCGGCCAGGCTCTCGGGACGCCGCCTGATGGAGGCGTTCATGTACCGCTTCCACCCCCGCATCGCCGAGGCCCGGGCGCTCATCGCCGGCGGGGAGCTCGGGGCCATACGCCTGATCCGCGCCGCCTTCGGCTTCACGGTGGCCGACCCGACCAACATCCGCCTGCGTCCGGAGCTGGGCGGCGGCTCGCTGATGGACGTGGGCTGCTACTGCGTGGACGTGGCCCGGCTCCTCCTGGCGGCGGAGCCGGACGAGGCCGAGGCGCGCGCCGTCTGGTCGGGCTCGGGGGTGGACGTTCACCTGCTCGGGCAACTCCGCTTCGCGGAGACGTACCTGCGCTTCGACTGCTCGCTCGACACCGTGCGGCAGGAGTACGTCGAGGTCGTGGGAACCGAGGGCCGCATGCGCCTGGACCAGGCGTTCCTGCCCGGCACGGCGCCGACCGCCATCGACATGATGACCAGGGCCGAGGGCGAGAAGACGATCGCCGTTCCCGGAGTGGACGAGTACCAGCTGATGGTCGAGCGCTTCGCCGAGGCGGTCCTCACCGGCACCGAGCCGCACTACTCGGCCCTGCATGCGGCCGCGGGCATGGCCGCCATCGAGGCCCTGTACGCGTCGGCCCGCGCCGGGGGCGTGCCCACGCGGGTCTAGGCGGTCTCCCTCGGGTCCGGCACTGCCTCCGTTGATGACGGATGCGCCCAAGGCGGTCTCGGCGCCGTAAGCGTCACGTACGACTCGGCGAGGCGGCAGCCATGACCTCGTCAGCGGCGGTGCGCAGCCAACGCCGTCAACCCTCGAGCCAAGCTACGTCCGCGGCGGACAGACGCTGCTCCGACAACGCCTTCAGCTCGCCGTACTCGTCCCCCGACCGGCAGCCGACGATGGCGTGCGTGTCGCACGCTTGGCTGAGCACGTAGAGGAGCGCTGTTTGCGGCGCGCTCAGACCGCGCCGGGCACCGAGCTCCGCTGCGCGCGCGCGGCGCGCGGCGTTGGCCGGCGTGTCGAACACCCTGACGGCCGCGTTCAGGCCGGTCGCCGTGGCGGCTCCCGG
This window harbors:
- a CDS encoding Gfo/Idh/MocA family oxidoreductase; protein product: MARTVVRWGVLSTANIGAKAVAPAIARSANGRLLAVASRSASKAEEYAERLGGERHYGSYQALLDDPDVDAVYIPLPNSLHLEWTLKALEAGKHVLCEKPLALSAAECLSMHAAARLSGRRLMEAFMYRFHPRIAEARALIAGGELGAIRLIRAAFGFTVADPTNIRLRPELGGGSLMDVGCYCVDVARLLLAAEPDEAEARAVWSGSGVDVHLLGQLRFAETYLRFDCSLDTVRQEYVEVVGTEGRMRLDQAFLPGTAPTAIDMMTRAEGEKTIAVPGVDEYQLMVERFAEAVLTGTEPHYSALHAAAGMAAIEALYASARAGGVPTRV